Below is a genomic region from Timaviella obliquedivisa GSE-PSE-MK23-08B.
CTTACCTCTAGTGGAGTGCTATCCAGGTCAACTCAATCAGGTTTTTATGAATATCTTGAGCAATGCTCTAGATGCTTTAGAATCTCAAGGACATCAGAGCAGTACTATTCAAATCATGACTCAGCGGTCAGATTCTAACCATGTCACGATTTGCATTATTGACAACGGCATGGGCATGGCACAAGAAGTGCAGCAGCGCATCTTTGATCCGTTCTTTACGACAAAACCTGTGGGCAAAGGCACCGGAATGGGCATGTCTATTAGTTATCAAATTATTGTTGAAAAGCATCAGGGTCTTATCTGGTGCGACTCCACGATCGGGAAAGGAACCACTTTTTCAGTTAAGATTCCAGTTAAGCAACGAAGGAATGCGGAAGAATGAACTCAGGTGCTTTTACCAGCTACAAACACAGCGATTCATTAGAGGTTCAACTCGCTTTACAGCAAAGGTCAATCAAGAACTCATAAGTAATCAGGATAAGTAATCAGGTAGAGATATCATTGAGGGCGATAAAAACCTAGCTCTTAATTTATAAAGAGATGGATCAATTACTAAAGTGTTGCTACAGAGATAGAATTGTTTGTTAACTGTCATTAAAAAGTCGTTGCAATATCTTTCTATACCCATTCATGCCCGATCGCCATATTCTTTTTCACAAGCCCTACAACGTCCTCTGCCAATTTACCCAAGAAGGCATTGATCCCTTACGGGTATCTCAAAAAGCGCGTCAGACCCTTAAGGACTACATTGCTATCCCAGAAGTTTATGCGGTCGGGCGATTGGATCAAGACAGTGAAGGGTTGTTGCTGTTAACAAACAATGGACGAGTGCAGCATCGGCTCAGTGATCCAAAATTCGAGCATTCTAAAACCTACTGGGTACAAGTCGAACGCATCCCCGACGAAGCAGCATTACAAGAGCTTCGCCAAGGTGTAACTATTCAAACCTATCGCACTCGCCCATCTCAAGTGCGGTTATTAAAAGATGAACCTGATTTGCCGCCGCGTAATCCACCCATTCGGGTACGGAAGGCAATTCCGACCGCATGGCTAGAAATAATATTGACAGAAGGGAAAAATCGACAGGTGAGGCGGATGACTGCGGCAGTAGGATTTCCAACGCTGCGGTTGGTACGAGTGGCGATCGCGCATCTTCGCTTAGACGGACTAGAGCCAGGACAATGGCGAGAAATTACAGATGCAGAAATGAAACCGTTGCTCAAATTCTCAGGCAATGCTCGTTAGTTTTTCAGGCATTGCTAAATTAAGCAATGCCGTTCTTCAAAGCGTCCCTTTGCAAATTCTCGCACTTGCATTGCTTTAAAGGGGCATTAGCCTTAGTCAGAGCTTTTTCAGTCCTTCGTAGCATAAGTTGTCAGCGATTTTGGGAACACTTCAAATTAGCCACTCAATCCTGACTTCTCAAGGAATCATCTGTCATGCCAAATAGCAGCCCAACTGTGTTTACACCGATTGCTGATCAAGTTGCCAACGAAGATGTTCTGTTTGGCATGAACATCAAAAACAACTTTAGAGACGTGGATGGTGATACGCTGACTTTCACCCTAGATCCAGCCACTCCTCTACCCAACGGATTAACCCTAAACTCTGCGACAGGAGTTATTGATGGCATTCCCACTAACCCTGCTGTTCCTGACTACACCATTACTGTTATAGCCAGTGATGGTAATGGGGGTAGTGTTACCGATACATTTGTGATTACCGTTAATAACTCCAATGATGCTCCTACCGTTACTACGCCTATTCCTAACAGCGTTGCCACTGAAGATATTGCGTATACCCTCAACACCAAACCCAATTTCAGCGATATTGATGCTGGGGATACCCTAACCTTTTCGGCAACTGGGTTGCCAGATGGCTTGACCATAAGTGCCAGCACTGGAGTGATTAGCGGTACAGCCACCAATGCAGCGGTAGGAACTAAGAACGTCACCGTTACAGCTAATGATGGCAAAGGCGGCACCGTTAGCAGTACGTTTATGCTAACGGTTGAGAACACCAACGATGCCCCAACAGTTACCACCCCGATCGCCGATCGCAGCATTAATGAAGACACTTTTTTCAGTACCAATATTCGCAGCAATTTTGCTGATATAGATGTTGGCAATAGCCTGACCTTTACTGCAACAGGTTTGCCTACTGGCTTAAGCATTGCTAGTAATGGAGTCATTAGCGGCACGCCAACCAATGCCGCTGTTGGCAACAACACGATTATTATTACTGCTAATGACGGCAACGGTGGTACCGTTAGCAATACCTTTATTTTAACAGTAACGAACACGAATGACACACCTGTTGTTGTCAACCTAATTCCAGATACAACAGCAACCGAAGATAATTCGTTCAGTCTCAACATCACCTCCTATTTCAGCGATATTGATGCTGGAGATACTCTTACCTACACGGCGATCGGACTGCCTGACGGATTAAGTATTAACCCGATGAGTGGCATTATTAGCGGCAGTCCTACCAATAATGCTGTAGGCTCACGGAACATTACTGTAACCGCCAATGATGGCAAAGGTGGTAACGTCAGTGATACATTTACCTTAACGGTGTTGAACACGAACGATGCTCCCACTGTATCAACACCCATTCCCGATCGCACTGCGACAGAAGACGCGCTGTTTAGCATGAACATTCGCGGTAACTTTGCCGATGTAGATGGGGGAGATACGCTGACTTTCGGGGCAACGGGTCTACCTACTGGATTAACGCTCAATCCCACAACAGGCGTACTTAACGGCGTTCCAACTAATTCTAATGTGGGCGCTAATACCATTACCATTACCGCCAATGACGGCAACGGTGGGACGGTTAGCGATACCTTCGTGTTGACTGTTATTAACACGAATGATGCACCCACGATCGCCGAGCCT
It encodes:
- a CDS encoding pseudouridine synthase — encoded protein: MPDRHILFHKPYNVLCQFTQEGIDPLRVSQKARQTLKDYIAIPEVYAVGRLDQDSEGLLLLTNNGRVQHRLSDPKFEHSKTYWVQVERIPDEAALQELRQGVTIQTYRTRPSQVRLLKDEPDLPPRNPPIRVRKAIPTAWLEIILTEGKNRQVRRMTAAVGFPTLRLVRVAIAHLRLDGLEPGQWREITDAEMKPLLKFSGNAR